The following are encoded in a window of Halosolutus halophilus genomic DNA:
- a CDS encoding ferritin-like domain-containing protein, translating into MSNESSRRRVLAASAVLSAGALGGVSAVAADDHVDSDKRKGDEKPVDEPPEAVPDEFANDIEILNFARLLEFLEATFYTRGIRNISEQEFRAAVEEYGVIQDRVVNRFRVIRDHEITHAQALGETVELLGGEPIAAPEFDFGTAVQDPDEFIATGAQLEDVGVSAYAGAAPSIESAELIPPALSIHSVEARHASFLRELNDEIGFPTPFDQPRSRSEVEELASQFIVG; encoded by the coding sequence ATGAGTAATGAGTCGTCACGACGCCGCGTTCTCGCCGCCTCTGCAGTGCTCAGCGCTGGTGCGCTGGGCGGGGTGTCAGCCGTCGCCGCAGACGACCACGTGGACAGTGACAAACGGAAAGGCGACGAGAAACCGGTCGACGAGCCACCCGAGGCCGTCCCGGACGAGTTCGCGAACGACATCGAGATCCTCAACTTCGCTCGTCTTCTCGAGTTCCTCGAAGCGACGTTCTACACGAGGGGAATCCGAAACATTAGCGAGCAAGAGTTCAGAGCGGCCGTCGAGGAGTACGGTGTGATTCAGGATCGGGTCGTCAACCGATTTCGCGTGATTCGCGATCACGAAATCACGCACGCGCAGGCGCTCGGCGAGACGGTCGAACTGCTCGGCGGAGAGCCGATCGCAGCGCCGGAGTTCGACTTCGGGACGGCCGTTCAAGATCCCGACGAGTTCATCGCGACCGGTGCCCAGCTCGAGGACGTCGGCGTGTCGGCGTACGCCGGTGCAGCACCATCGATCGAGTCGGCGGAACTGATCCCTCCGGCGCTCAGTATCCACAGCGTCGAAGCTCGCCACGCCTCGTTCCTCCGGGAACTCAACGACGAGATCGGGTTCCCGACGCCGTTCGATCAGCCCCGATCCCGATCGGAGGTCGAGGAACTGGCGAGCCAGTTCATCGTCGGTTAG